The genomic stretch CTGTATGCTTCTCGTCTAGAAACTCACTTGGTCCTTGCAGTGACCCTAAACGGTGCGCGGTACTATtactattcactttttaaaaagaaaatgtagctctaaaagattaaataatttcccAGGTGTGTTAGTCAGAGTCatagccaagatttgaacccctAATCTGTCGCCCCCAAGGTCTGTGTTTCTAACCACAGTGCTGTACTCGCTCCTACCTCATCATGATGCTGAGCTGGTATTTCCTCCCCGCTTAGCAAAGTCCTAGCTCAGAGCTGTCCTGCTTTTTTTAGGAATGCCAGCTGAACACAAACTCAGGAACCCCTGCTTTGAAACGCCCTGGCATGGGGGTCGCCATCCACGGTTACCTCTGTCCTCGAAGCAGCTGCAGCGGCAGCGAGCTGTCTCTCTCGAGCACCTGCAGCGAATACTCCAGCGGCTCCTCCTGCGCGTGGCATGATGGGAAGGACCTCAGGAAAAGGGTAAGGCTCCTTTCAGGGCACTGCAGCGTCAGAGAGGACCAGAAAAGAAGCCTCTTCCGGTAGGAAggcgggaggtgggagggaggcaaagAAGGCAAGGACCGTTTGCTGAGTTCTTGTTCATTTCCGCCTCACAAAACCAAAGAGGGAAAAACGATTCTTCCCCATTACAGGGAAGAGGAAATTGGCTCCAGAAGGCTAAGTTCCTTTCtggaagtcacacagccagtgagaaaTGGCATGATGTTTCAACCTCAGAGGACGGGGCCATCATGGGAGGGAGTTTGGGAGAGAAAGACGTTTCCCTTCTGTGCTTCGGTGGAGCCCACCGAGTCCCCAGATTTATATCGAGCTGGAACTGGAACCCTGGCCTGATGGAACTGACCACGCTTCAGACCGACTAAGACATTTTCAGTTAGTTTTATGGACCTCATGGCTGTGATGCTCAGAGAGACTTGTTAACGTCCGCTGCAAATGAGAGAGAACTTGGCCACGTGCCACGTCATTCCAGACTGAGCATCCCGTGAGAACTCAAAGAGAAGGTTTTCTTCTAGAGAACAGGGAGAGCAGTGCATTCTCTCCGAATAAGTGGCCGAAAGTTTTGGAAGTATCATTAGCTTTGTAGGAGTTTACTGCTCAAAAATAGCATGTATTATGTTGACCTTTAATCAATGCAATAGCCTCATGAAACACTAATCTTATGGCTGTAAGTTGGAGGGTGGCAcggtagagagagagagttccATGGTAGATGACAAGTGCTGTGGCTTCAGTGAAAGTCGAGCATGTCTCTACTTAGATGCCGGGAGTTCTTCTAccagatttttaaataactcttACGGCTGGAATGACtcccatctgcaaagtgggcTCACACAGCTGAAGATTCCTTCATGATTTGAATAAACATCTTTGCACACTGGTATAAGCCAAGAATCTGGAATAGCTGTTTCTGCAGTTTCctaatgttaaagaaaaacaaagagcacaGGAGAACGGAAACCCTGAATTCGAATATTTGGAGATCAGTTTTCTGTCATCTGTATACATTTAGTTTATGACTTCAGAAGCATAAGAAACCAGGGAAATTCCATAACTGCCAGAAAATTTGGGTGAGGGAGGAGGTTTTTCATACTCTGAACAAGAACTCAGAAAAAGATTTCAAGCTTGAATTTAGAGCTTATTCCCTTGGACTCAGACTTACAATGCAAAGTGCGGAGCCTGGGGTGTTATCAGAATTGCTCCTTCTAAGGAGCTGTTCGGAGTTCTGAATAATGACTGCTAGGGACCTGGCTCTTAGCAGACTGGGGAGGTGGtcgggcggggggggggatgttctctctctttgtctctgaatATTGCTGGCTCCCAGAGCCCCTGCTCAGCTCTTTTCATTCacagctctttctctctctctctctgagcctttttttcttttcttttcttttcttttcttttctttcttccttgaaatTTTTCCAGTTAGAACAACCCTCGATATTCTAGGGACATCTCTTCcctgaaagaggagaaatgaggTTCTTAAGACACTTCATACACACTCCGTCAGCCATCATCTGGAGATTTAACAGTATCCCGTCTCAAAACGGCTGTGGAGTACCAGCGTGCCTATCACATCTCCCAGAGAAAAGTCCTAATTCTCAGGGGTCCAGCAAACTAGACCCAGTCCcatgaagacattttattttattttattttatttttatttgtttatttatttatttatttttggccgcgttgggtcctcgttgctgcacgcgggctttctcaagttgcggcgagcgggggctactcttcgttgtggtgcgcgggcttctcactgcggtggcttctcttgttgcggagcacggtctctaggcgtgcgggcttcagtagttgtggcacgtgggctcagtagttgtggctcgcgggctctagagcgcaggctcagtagtcgtggcgcacgggcttagttgctccgcggcatgtgggatcttcctggaccagggctcgaacccgtgtcccctgcattggcaggcagattcttaaccactgcaccaccagggaagaagtCCTGAAGACATTTTAAGTTGATATTATTTAAGGAACTTCTTAAGTTCTTACCATGTACCAGGTACTCATTTAGTATTAACTTACATAATAAACTCATACAATATGAATTTGAATGTGAATATAATATTAACCTATGTAATAACAAATATATGACCAATGGTTCTTTACTAGttcataagtatttttttaaaatattgttttgtgtAGAAACAGAAGGGAAGCCTACATGAAATGCACTGGCCTGCCCTCCATGGAGGAATCTGGCTCCTATTATTGAGTAATTACCACATGTCAGCTTTGTCAGCTCTTCATAAGTACTAGCTCATTTAATGCTCGTGATAGCTTATTAAGTAGGTTCTCCTATTtcctccatttcacagagaagTAAACTGAGGTGCTGAGAAATTAAATATCCATCCCAAGGTCTCATAGCCAGTAAGCGGAGCCGGGCAGTTAGTTCCAGAACCTTAACCATTCTGCTAGACTGACCTTCTTGAATCAGCCTAAAACTTGGAGGAGTCCCAGTTGTCAGGATGGGTTTGTTTCCATTAAGACCAAgaatgtcattaaaaaaagaaaaaaagaatgtgtaaaaCTGTTGTCTAGTCAAGAAATAGGAAAGAACTGTGGGCATTAAACCCAGGCTCCTACCTTGTCAGCGGCATCTTTCAGCCAGCTGCACTGCTCCCCAGAGCAACTCTCTTCCGACTTCTCCCTGCAAAGAATGAAGCCGCCAGTATGAAATGCCAGCTTCGTCCCACCGTCTCCCCGACAGGAGAATCATGCTTTTTTTCAAGTTTCAAGATTATCCTCAACCTTTCTCAAGCTATTAAATACCATGACCTCCTTTGGAAAACTGTTGGAGGAATGTGGCTAATCTCACAGGGTGGGGAGCCAGGGCCCTGGGAGGTTTGTAGCCTTGGGCCCTGGGATGAATCAGACCACAACGTGGGCAGGCTGCGGGGAGGCAGAAGGGAAGCGGGTAGGCAGACACAGAGCACGTCTTCTATGGCGTGAACAAATCTGCCCTTTTCAAGCTCTAAGAGGGTACTCTTgcctggcttctcttcttgttcGTGAACGTGACATCAGGATCATGGAAATTCTTAGAAACCCAAGCTGTGGCAGTCTGCTCACTGGTCAGTCTATAATACCCAGACTTACTGAAGGGATTTCTTCTGATTTCCGAAGGAGTTTTTAATGGCCcagcagaagaggagggggaggggggagcatcACCAAAATAGAATCTATCCACAGCAGCCTCTGACcctggagaattttccaaagAGAATATCTACTTTGACTTAAAACCAAATATACGtataacaaataaagaaaaaataaacaagacataTTGTTGATAACaagatttttatgatttttaaaaatcataaaacttttaTGAGAAAGTTTTAGATGTAAGCAGATGTTCACAGCTTACTAAGAAGCTGAGATTCCAAGGTAAGTTTCTGACATGGAGTTGACCTCTGCTTGCGAGCACTCGGGTGTTCAGAGTCCTGGAGCAGCAGGGCAGCTAGCGTGGAGGTGCCAACAGGAGCTGTACTCTTAGCCAAGACGGGCGCAGGGTGCACATCTGAAACCACCAGATTCATTCATAGACATTCTTCATCGTTAATTGtatagcctttttaaaaaacaaagtcatgAGGTCGGAGCCTCCCAATTTCCCCGAGCGCCAGTTTGTGATTAAACTCTGCAAGTTCCATTCAAAAGAGGGGTGTTGGAATAACCTATGGTCTCTGTTATGACTTTGACTGATATAGAGGGTAGAACAGAGGCTAAGCTTCATTCCAGCAGTATCGCATCCAGATTGAGGGTGCAGTCTCTAGAGCCACattgcctgggttcagatctccACACAGCCACTTCAGAAATGAGTCATAGGAAGGACCCAGGAGACCAGAGTTCAAACCTTTGTGCCAGCTCTTCCTTAACTATGTGATCTCCAAAGGACAGATCTtgctgaatctcagtttcctgcCTAGTAAATTAGAACTGATAATGTCTCCCTCATGGTACTGTTCTGAAAATTAAATCAAAGCACTGGGTCAGGGGCTGGTACACAGCAAATGCTTGGTCAGTGTAAGTTTCCTCCTCTGCCATTCTCTTTCTTGCTAGCAGTCATTTGATAAATATGAATGTCTGAGTAGAATGCCATGCTTTTTTCGATGTCATTTCTTGGTCACTTCTCCAGAAATAACACTGGTATTTGGAGAAATATGAAGCACAGGAAAGTGACCTTTTGAAGTTAGTAGGTGAATCATTGCTACGAGTTTTAACAGCAAATGCCCAGCTGCTCTATCTGTGTGAACATTTCACAGATGTTCACTGCCTATCAAGTAAAGTCATGAAGCCACATGACATTCTAACTTTCAGTCATTAGAATGGAAGGGACCGTAAAGGCAGGGGCCAACTCACTTTTCCATTTACCCTCTTTGACCTGCCATCTACACTGCGCAGTGAGCCATATTGTCTTCTGGTTATTCCCTAAGTGTTCCTTAAGCATCCTTTTGCAATTTAGGTCTTTGCCATCccatttcttctgcctggaaatcatttcctctaCTTTTAAACTAAGGCAAACCTATCTGTCTTTCTAGGActaggtttatttttaaagaaaagaaaagaaaaggaaacttgtatgctttttgtgtttcttttccaaaCAGACATGTGGTCTCCCTCCTCTGAAGTTCTGGAGTACCTACTACCCCTGTATGTCTCATATGATCCCTTGACTTATGGTTACTTGAGCTCAACTCCTCCTGGGAGTTGCatgctccttgaaggcagggtcCGTATCTTCTGCTTATCTATATCATATGCTGCTTAGCTCAGGACCTGGCAAGGCAGAGATTCGCTGCATAGTTATTGAAATAGTTTGAATTAGttaatgaataaatgcatttatatgtgaatatttatCAACCACTAGAACTAATTAAGTTTAATGATGGccttttccttttagaaattgGTGATCCACAGAGCTCAATCATTTCTCatatctccttttctttcctagcAGTCATCACAAAATTGGGACAAAAGGTTAAGTATTGACTCTTCACTCCCGAGTGGCTTTGCTAGTCCCACAGATGAACTACCTCCGACTCCCATCAAGGAAAGCCACATTTTGGAAGGACTCAGAAAGCTCCAGAAGCGAAAAGTGTTACTTGAACCCCCATCAGTGATAACCAAATGGGGTTATAAAGATTGCATGAACTCCAATGAAGGAATCTATTCACCAGGCGTTAAAAGTAGCAGCCTCGAGGAATATCCCCCCTGCAAACCCACGGACACGGGGAGCCCCTGCAAGGAGCCCCACAAGGCATTTGTTTATGACACAGATTCTCACGACGATGCCGAAGAGGACCCTTCCTCCTTAGCCTCGCTCCAAGCAGTTCCACGCCAGGGCTGCAGGCTGCATGGTTGTAAATTAACGCACAGTGTTTCTGACGGTCTCTTTGGCTGGGAGCCGAATGGCAAACCCTGTTCAGAAACCACCTCCTCGGTCTACCCCTGGGAGAGGCCTGAGAAGCTGACCAGCTCTGCTAGCAACTGTCCCTTGGAGCGGAAGCTGTGCCCAGGGGCGCAGGGACCTCAGGTACAGAGAGAGAGGGACCCGCACGGCCAGGGCTGCCTGGCTGTCAACCTACAGCTCTCGGACACTGATGACACCGAAACCCTGGATGAGCTGCACATAGAGAGCAGTGACGAGAAAAGCCCTTCCGACGTGTCTGTGACCGTGGACGCCGACAAGCCCGTGGAGAACCTGGACGTCCGCGTGGGATTTGGAAGATCTCAGCGTGGGTCccctgaggaggaagaaaaacaagcGCCCGTCCACTTCGAGAGCAGGCCAAAGACGTTTAGTTTCATTAAGCAGCAAAGGGTTGTAAAACGGACTTCCTCAGAAGAATGTATTACTGTCATATTTGACGCAGAAGATGGCGAGCGCGTTGAGCTCAGCTCTCACCAGACTGGCCTGGTCACCGTTACCAGAAAGGAGATTTCCATCCATCAGGCCCCTGCTGGGCCGCAGACAGAACACACTGAACTTTTACCTCAGGGAATTGCTCATTTACAGCCAGGGGCTGCTGCTAGAGACTATCCTTTCTTGAAGAGATCTGAAGAGGAGACTGAGAGGAACATTCCAAGAGGAGAAGCAGAAGGTGTTGCCGTGACGCCCACTGCATCCTTCCACCCCAGGACAGTGACGCAAAGCACTCAGCGACAAAGGCTGACCAAACCAACACACGCTACGTCATGCCAGAGTCATTCTAGGTCCTCTGTGGCCACGGGCATCTACCAGAAGAAAAGTCTGACAAAAATACCTACCAGGGGCAAGTCTTCACCTCAGAAATCGAGGATAATGGAGCCTGAAGCCTCCCTCACCGTCCCCTCAACGGGCCCAGTGACTCCTGAGAGATCACCAGCTCCAGGGAAACTCTCACGGTTCAAAAAGCCTGAAGGCCCAGAGCCCCTCTTTGCTTTACCGCCAGATTCGCACATTCCAAAACCCTCCACCCAGCTCCCTCACGGCTCCAAAGTGTTCAGCAGAAGGGACTGGGCCCAGTGCTCCAGGAGTCAGATTCCAGCGTCACAGCTGCTGCCAAGGTCCCCCGCCGAGCCGGGTGACCATGGCGAGCCCCCCACGAGGGAGGAACACTGTGACCCGGGGCCAGAGGCCAGGGTGAGATCGCCCTCCCTGCCGTCCCCTCCAGGCAGGTCGGTCTCCCTGCTCGCCAGGCCCAGCTACGAATATCTGCCGCCGCCTTCTTGGGCCAAGCCAGAAAGCGGGGTCCCCAGTGAGGCAGCAAGGACGGCATTGAAATCCCCCCCTCTGAAAGGATCCTGTGCTCCGATTATTTATTTTGATCAGACCGTGACAGAAGTGCAGGGGAAGAGACCTTCTGTGGCCTTCAAAAAGCCAGTCTTCATTCCCCCTCCGCCCTCCACAGAGACAGCAATCCAAACCAGATGCCCTGCTCACAGCCCCTCCAGCTCGTTTGCCGGGATGGCCCCAGGGCCCCCAAAGGTCTCTCCAAAGAGAAGTGTCCCCAGAACCCCACCTCACCAAACACTTGGGACCACACAAACGGACATAGGGTTACGGACTCCGAAGAATTGTCCTTCTACCCATGAGCCACTGGAAATACAGTCTTCCAAAGCTGCGTCTCCAGCAAGAAAAGGACAGTTGAATGACAGTGTCTCCACATCCCCCAGGCCTTCCTTCTTAGGGGTAAATGAGTCACCATCACCTCAGGTTAGCAGGCCCTCATCATCAGCACCCTCCAAAAGCCATAACACCCCGCATGGTTGTCAAAACCCTCATGAGAGAGGACTGAAAACTCGCCTCCCCGTTGGGCTCAAAGTCTTCATGAAGTCTCCCCAGTTGCTCAGGAAAAGTTCTACAGTGCCAGGGAAACATGAAAAAGACAGCCTAAACGAAGCCTCGAAAAGTTCCGCGGCTGTGAGCAAGGATAAGCCAGGGACCTCCAGGAACGCAAGCAGCCTTGAGACCACAGGAGGTGAGAGAAATGTGTCTCCACTGGGTTTACGAGCACAAGAGAGTCTGGCCGAAGGGCTTCCCCTGGAAACAGCAACGCCAGAGTCATTGGAAAATCGCACGCCTGCGGCTGATGGGAAAGATGCGGCAGAAAACAAGTCTGTGAAGAGATCCCCGTCCTCCAACAAACCGCTCCTAAAACCAGCTCTCGGCATGAACGGAGCCAAAGCCCGCAGCCAGAGTTTCAGCGCTCACTCAGGGGACAAGCCCCCCACGGCCTCCGTGGAAGGGCCAGGCAAGGTCCGGACTCAGATTATTACCAACACCGCTGAGAGGGGCAACTCCCTCACCCGGCAGAGCTCCTCCACGGAGGGCTCTCCCAGCAAGACCGCGTCTGCCCCCTTGTCTGACGGTCTCCCCGGGGCTGGGAGGCCCCTGGGGCATCCTTCCTCCAGGCAGGGCTCCCTGGGGAGTACAGGCAGCTCCAGCAGCCAGCACGGGAGTCCAAGCAAGTTGCCTTTGAGGATCCTTCCAAAATCCGAAGGGCCCCTCGCCCCACCTGGAACAGAAGAGCAGCAGGCCTACGCCCAGGGAGAAGGCCCCAGGGTGACTGCACCAGAGGAAGCAGGCAGCGACCACGGCAGGGGCCCATCCACGCCAAAAGACGGCCCAGGAGCCCCGCAGAGTCCGGGGAGGACACGGCACCCCAGCAGTTTTGAAACCAGCAGGACCTCCAAGCTAGAAACTTCTGGAAGGTATCCAGACACGTCTACAACCAGGACCGGTGTTGTGAGCCCAGAAGCCCCCCTCTCACCCACAATCGAAGAAAAGGTCATGTTGTGCATTCAGGAAAATGTGGAAAAGGGCCAAGTGCAAACAAAGTCCACCTCTGTGGAAGCGAAGCCGAAGCCCGGGCCTTCTTTTGCCAGCTGGTTCGGTTTTCGGAGGAGCAGACTGCCAGCTCTCAGTAGCAGGAAGATGGATGTCTccaaaaccaaagcagaaaagaaagatgcAAAAGGTTTGGGGTTTGGAAACAAACAGctaaaatcagagagaaaaaaagagaacaagaagCCTGAGCTACAATGCGAGATGGAAAATGAACTTAACAGGGACATGGAGCTGGCAGATGGTCCAGACGGtggtttacaaaacagaaataacctGAAAACACCGCCAGACATTTATGACCAAGTGAAGTTTGAATCGAGAAATAGACCCAGCCCTGTTCCATGTTCAACGAAAGATACCTTTATGACGGAACTTCTAAACAGGTAGCGTGTTGGCAAAGAGGGTGGCAGTGTAGAGGGCAGTGCAGAACCCCACCCACTCCTCACCCCCCGACAAGGAGAGCTGTTTGTTTCCTGCATACTGAACATCAGTCAAGCATGTTTCTCATACAAGCAGAAATGCATCGTAGCAATCTTTTATACATTAGCCAgaatttaaacaatgaaataaaagttaGCAATGAAATGGTAATTTAGTCCATGTTACTTTGGTAACCAAACCAATGGTCTTTGAAATTAAAGAATGGTAAGTTTTATCAAGGTTGATGGAAATTCAGCCTACAGTAGAAATCATGAATGTACCCACAGGGCATGAACTGGAAGAAAACtacacatttgtttttaaaggatgCTCATCCCACTGATCGTACCGAGCAAACTTAGAAACTTTCCAGAGGTAATTACAGATTCTGCTGCTCTTAAGCCAGAAATATATTTAGCAATCTTTCCCCAGTGGTTTTTACTTTATTCCCgcactccccgcccccctccatcTCACAAGcagtcctaaaaataaaaataaattattgcatTGTCAAATCTAAATTGACACACTACTGGAATAGCAGATGAAGATTTGACCAAGGCCAGTGAGACACACTTATCACTCGAGGGTTTAAAGACAAAGAGACACACGGAGGTTACTTTAAACATTAAAGGATTGGGAAAAGTAGAGCGATTGAAGAAGAGCAATGTAATTGATCAGAGCAATCACTTTCTACCTGCAGAGTTGATAAGAAAGCAGCTCAACAGACTGAAAGTGGATCAAATAATGTTTCCTGCAGGAGTGTGTTAAAGGGCAGCTCCCAGGGCTCTTGTGTCACCGGCAGCTCTATCGGCGCTCAAGGAACCCACAAGAAGAACATCAAAACCAAAGCAGATGTGGAAATACCGAAGGGCTCCCTGGTAAGTCCTTCACCATCCTGGTCATGAAGTGTCAGGTTCTGAGATGGGCTGGTTGGGTTCTGTCTGCCCTTTGCTGATGAAAATAGATAGGCAAGAGATTACGGGGGAAAGGGAAAGCtaaagccaaagagaaaaaagagggaagtcTTGGTGACACTGTAGCGGAGCGATGGCAGTTAGATTGGAATGGGCCTGGCTCCCTCCACTCAAGCTGCTTCTGTAGTTCTCTTTTCAGAAGGATGGTATAATCACAGTGCAGGCAAATGATGCTGCGAGCATCATCTTCAAATTATACCCTTGTGCTGGGAATTTGTCCTGATGGTGGTGCTTTCCATCATTTCCAGCAACGCAAAGAGGAACgaaaatgattataaaaaataaaagtgcagaACAATTTAGGTGAACATTGGCTATTTTGATGATTTGATTTAAGCATTTTTCCTAAAGTTGTAAATACCGACTTATCCTACCTAAGACAGAAGGTGTTAAGACTTAAGAAACTTATCCTTGGAACCAGGCCTGGATgctgcagggcagggagaggggacagaGCCTGGAGCTGTGCCCCATGCTCCCGGCTGGGACATCAAGGCTGTCCTGGGACTGGGCGCTAGCCCCGGAGCTAGCATGGTCCGCCATGCAGGCTGCACATCGGGGCTGCTGTAGGCTGCCCAGGTTTCCTGAGCGACGGGGACCTCGAGGACGGCCTCCcgcaggaggcggcggcggcagctACCACCCCCATCGTGACGGCCACGGAAACACGCTCGGCCTGACAGCTATCCCTCGTTCGGCAACCCACAAGGCAACGTGATAGCAAAAAATCGTGTCTCCTATCGTGTCCGTGGTGGTGGTGACCCTGGACCCTGGGAGCGGCCAGCTATTTCCAGtacaacaggaggaggaattgcTTCAGGACAAATGAACCAGAAAACATCTTAGGCCTTCAAAATCCACCCATCGCTTTGAGAAAAGCTCCATCCAGTCAAGAACCGCCTTCATCACTCCCGTGAAGTTCCTTTCCTTCTTGGCTTGACCAGCTGCCCTGAagggttttctcttctgtttgcaATAGACGTGCTGCCTAACCAAGAACTCCTAATTCCTCAGACACCTCGATCGTGATAAGGCAGACAGCTGGACCTCGGGTTGTAAAA from Physeter macrocephalus isolate SW-GA chromosome 2, ASM283717v5, whole genome shotgun sequence encodes the following:
- the NCKAP5 gene encoding nck-associated protein 5 isoform X6, encoding MDLREECVKLKTRVFDLEQQNRTLSILFQQRVRPTSDLLLQKLHSRILNLSTGDLLSDVERSRSLTHSRTDVEMHECQLNTNSGTPALKRPGMGVAIHGYLCPRSSCSGSELSLSSTCSEYSSGSSCAWHDGKDLRKRQSSQNWDKRLSIDSSLPSGFASPTDELPPTPIKESHILEGLRKLQKRKVLLEPPSVITKWGYKDCMNSNEGIYSPGVKSSSLEEYPPCKPTDTGSPCKEPHKAFVYDTDSHDDAEEDPSSLASLQAVPRQGCRLHGCKLTHSVSDGLFGWEPNGKPCSETTSSVYPWERPEKLTSSASNCPLERKLCPGAQGPQVQRERDPHGQGCLAVNLQLSDTDDTETLDELHIESSDEKSPSDVSVTVDADKPVENLDVRVGFGRSQRGSPEEEEKQAPVHFESRPKTFSFIKQQRVVKRTSSEECITVIFDAEDGERVELSSHQTGLVTVTRKEISIHQAPAGPQTEHTELLPQGIAHLQPGAAARDYPFLKRSEEETERNIPRGEAEGVAVTPTASFHPRTVTQSTQRQRLTKPTHATSCQSHSRSSVATGIYQKKSLTKIPTRGKSSPQKSRIMEPEASLTVPSTGPVTPERSPAPGKLSRFKKPEGPEPLFALPPDSHIPKPSTQLPHGSKVFSRRDWAQCSRSQIPASQLLPRSPAEPGDHGEPPTREEHCDPGPEARVRSPSLPSPPGRSVSLLARPSYEYLPPPSWAKPESGVPSEAARTALKSPPLKGSCAPIIYFDQTVTEVQGKRPSVAFKKPVFIPPPPSTETAIQTRCPAHSPSSSFAGMAPGPPKVSPKRSVPRTPPHQTLGTTQTDIGLRTPKNCPSTHEPLEIQSSKAASPARKGQLNDSVSTSPRPSFLGVNESPSPQVSRPSSSAPSKSHNTPHGCQNPHERGLKTRLPVGLKVFMKSPQLLRKSSTVPGKHEKDSLNEASKSSAAVSKDKPGTSRNASSLETTGGERNVSPLGLRAQESLAEGLPLETATPESLENRTPAADGKDAAENKSVKRSPSSNKPLLKPALGMNGAKARSQSFSAHSGDKPPTASVEGPGKVRTQIITNTAERGNSLTRQSSSTEGSPSKTASAPLSDGLPGAGRPLGHPSSRQGSLGSTGSSSSQHGSPSKLPLRILPKSEGPLAPPGTEEQQAYAQGEGPRVTAPEEAGSDHGRGPSTPKDGPGAPQSPGRTRHPSSFETSRTSKLETSGRYPDTSTTRTGVVSPEAPLSPTIEEKVMLCIQENVEKGQVQTKSTSVEAKPKPGPSFASWFGFRRSRLPALSSRKMDVSKTKAEKKDAKGLGFGNKQLKSERKKENKKPELQCEMENELNRDMELADGPDGGLQNRNNLKTPPDIYDQVKFESRNRPSPVPCSTKDTFMTELLNRVDKKAAQQTESGSNNVSCRSVLKGSSQGSCVTGSSIGAQGTHKKNIKTKADVEIPKGSLIKEANEHLEEDEEDTVADSAFQSHTIETNCQMRTLDSGIGTFPLPDSGNRSAGRYTRHADSPEDTEPLLSLQPALCAASSIRARTLEREVPSSADSRGSADSAIVHSTSDPIVPARGMRPLQSRLPKPASSGKINSQMQSEAKPTPQTCSSFEYAENTAAAESKPLLAGGGDSAAAETQKLKQVEETREDPENRLCKISLESFSKYNGNTVILLEKETNSLNKVEGQKEEKEKNEEPSLSNSDRPGVDNLESLSDSLYDSFSSCASQGSNDV
- the NCKAP5 gene encoding nck-associated protein 5 isoform X1 — encoded protein: MEGKRQLEKRDFGKRLSLDSSLVEYMDSNKYIEHLLTQLEEQHRSLWREKLAVARLQREVAQRRSEGAMHEKLIHELEEERHLRLQSEKRLQEVTLESERNRIQMRGLQQQFSRMEETVRNLLQSQGPPEQKKEETVNIMVYQEKLSEEERKHKEALEDCHMVVDEDSRSEGSSADEGKEKTKLLLERLKALEAENSALALENENQREQYERCLDEVANQVVQALLTQKDLREECVKLKTRVFDLEQQNRTLSILFQQRVRPTSDLLLQKLHSRILNLSTGDLLSDVERSRSLTHSRTDVEMHECQLNTNSGTPALKRPGMGVAIHGYLCPRSSCSGSELSLSSTCSEYSSGSSCAWHDGKDLRKRQSSQNWDKRLSIDSSLPSGFASPTDELPPTPIKESHILEGLRKLQKRKVLLEPPSVITKWGYKDCMNSNEGIYSPGVKSSSLEEYPPCKPTDTGSPCKEPHKAFVYDTDSHDDAEEDPSSLASLQAVPRQGCRLHGCKLTHSVSDGLFGWEPNGKPCSETTSSVYPWERPEKLTSSASNCPLERKLCPGAQGPQVQRERDPHGQGCLAVNLQLSDTDDTETLDELHIESSDEKSPSDVSVTVDADKPVENLDVRVGFGRSQRGSPEEEEKQAPVHFESRPKTFSFIKQQRVVKRTSSEECITVIFDAEDGERVELSSHQTGLVTVTRKEISIHQAPAGPQTEHTELLPQGIAHLQPGAAARDYPFLKRSEEETERNIPRGEAEGVAVTPTASFHPRTVTQSTQRQRLTKPTHATSCQSHSRSSVATGIYQKKSLTKIPTRGKSSPQKSRIMEPEASLTVPSTGPVTPERSPAPGKLSRFKKPEGPEPLFALPPDSHIPKPSTQLPHGSKVFSRRDWAQCSRSQIPASQLLPRSPAEPGDHGEPPTREEHCDPGPEARVRSPSLPSPPGRSVSLLARPSYEYLPPPSWAKPESGVPSEAARTALKSPPLKGSCAPIIYFDQTVTEVQGKRPSVAFKKPVFIPPPPSTETAIQTRCPAHSPSSSFAGMAPGPPKVSPKRSVPRTPPHQTLGTTQTDIGLRTPKNCPSTHEPLEIQSSKAASPARKGQLNDSVSTSPRPSFLGVNESPSPQVSRPSSSAPSKSHNTPHGCQNPHERGLKTRLPVGLKVFMKSPQLLRKSSTVPGKHEKDSLNEASKSSAAVSKDKPGTSRNASSLETTGGERNVSPLGLRAQESLAEGLPLETATPESLENRTPAADGKDAAENKSVKRSPSSNKPLLKPALGMNGAKARSQSFSAHSGDKPPTASVEGPGKVRTQIITNTAERGNSLTRQSSSTEGSPSKTASAPLSDGLPGAGRPLGHPSSRQGSLGSTGSSSSQHGSPSKLPLRILPKSEGPLAPPGTEEQQAYAQGEGPRVTAPEEAGSDHGRGPSTPKDGPGAPQSPGRTRHPSSFETSRTSKLETSGRYPDTSTTRTGVVSPEAPLSPTIEEKVMLCIQENVEKGQVQTKSTSVEAKPKPGPSFASWFGFRRSRLPALSSRKMDVSKTKAEKKDAKGLGFGNKQLKSERKKENKKPELQCEMENELNRDMELADGPDGGLQNRNNLKTPPDIYDQVKFESRNRPSPVPCSTKDTFMTELLNRVDKKAAQQTESGSNNVSCRSVLKGSSQGSCVTGSSIGAQGTHKKNIKTKADVEIPKGSLIKEANEHLEEDEEDTVADSAFQSHTIETNCQMRTLDSGIGTFPLPDSGNRSAGRYTRHADSPEDTEPLLSLQPALCAASSIRARTLEREVPSSADSRGSADSAIVHSTSDPIVPARGMRPLQSRLPKPASSGKINSQMQSEAKPTPQTCSSFEYAENTAAAESKPLLAGGGDSAAAETQKLKQVEETREDPENRLCKISLESFSKYNGNTVILLEKETNSLNKVEGQKEEKEKNEEPSLSNSDRPGVDNLESLSDSLYDSFSSCASQGSNDV